The DNA region CCGACTTAAATCGCTGTCGTTTTCAGTGCAAtcatacaaataaaaagaagcaGAAGTCTGCTGAAAGGGCGCATTTTAATCCACTTAGCAAACTAATGGCTTGGATCAGCTATGTCGTGATTTTGACCCAAAATGGAAACTGAGAACATTTGATCAGTCACCCGATGAAACTAAAATCCATGGCACGACTGTATAGCGTCTCAAGTGACCCGAGAACTGAGTACGAGCGAGAAGAATCAAAATACATAGTAAACCAACCAAGGGTTAAAGTATTAGTTACAGGGGGTGGTTAATGGTAGCAATCCTCAGTCCCTTCAGAATTTCTGCTTCGCGGGGGTACACGTTCGTGTCAAGTATATACTGCCGCGATTGAAACGAATCAAGGACAGGATCAATGAAGATGATGGATTATCTCGGGAAGAAAGATGAAAACTAAGCAAATAACGACACCGATGAATAAGCACCTTGTACAGTTCATCATTCTGCAGCAGCCCCGTTGGATTGGTACTGGTTGAATTGTTCTTCACAGCCGGTTCCATGTCCTCTAATCTCAGTTGCTGCAAAACAACACATCAAAAACGTCTGCCTTTTTCGACTGGAAACAATATGTAGTTTTCATATCCGGCAAGAGCAGCCCGAGAGAAGTTACTTTGGTGGTCAAGAAAGGCTGCCGCGAAGATGACCGCCGAGGTGATGCGCTGCTTGATCCCCTCGAGTTTTAGTTCACGTCGCATCGAAGGTATATATGATGTGGGATGGTTAGCATTCGTATGTTGTGGTCTTCCAAGAAATGGGCAAGAAACGCCCcgtttgatttgtaagtttgattttagaatcatgattttgattttaactcaacacactacacaacaaaaatacacgtttctcaagtcaaatttataatcttatctcatttgtcatttttcacaatcaaaatcaaaatcaaaatcaaacttactttaactctaaaatcaaacccatcaataatatttcaactggtttttttttttaaagaaggAAATAATCAATTTGTCGGGATTCTTTGGCTTATCTTTGGCTCGGTAATTGGTTGGATTTGACTTAAAGAGTTTCCACAGACACTACACTCACCAAAGCGTCGTCTTTGTTACGCAGAGTCTAAATTGTACGTTTTCTGGTTGAAGCATAGCATAAATACTTAATTCAATTTTGACTGCTATTATACGACGTATCAAACTAAAACTCCGTGGAATACTTCCTGAAACACAACCTGGAATTAGAACCTGAACGTACCATTAGTATCAAACTAGAGTTCGAATTTTCGCACCATCGAAAAAATCGATGACGAATTTGGTATTGTTATTATTCTATCCACTTAACGTTTCAGGATGGATACGTCTCCTCATAAGCTAGTTTTTCTTAGCACGCATTGGCTTTTGCAAGTTTTGGCAGTGTAGAAATTGAAGTCGAACTTGGAATAATGAGACCGGCGCGAACTAGGCCTCACTCGAACTGGAAAATCCGGTTCAGAAACAAGAACAATAATCATTTTCCATGACAATTACATTGAACAAATGAAGAATGATTAAGGGCAGTCTTAATCTGCTGTGCAGTTTTTAAAGAGGACAGTGACAAAGGTTGCGCTGTCAGTCGCCGTAGACTTTAAGGTGGCATGAACAATGACTATGGAACACgctgaaataaaaaaaaaaaaaaaaaacttgatcTTCGCCCAGGCTATGCTACGAAAGTCCGCATTTTacccttattttattttgctaGAATCCACATTTTACTATTCTTTCCGATGATTTTATATGATCTGCTTTCATTACACTTCATGACTTGTTGTTGCATCGAATGACAAACTTACCCTTGTGTTTGTTGGTTCGATTACTCTGAGCGTGTGATCAAAATCGGAATCATCGACCTACTTTCAGAGAACTAGAGCGTGTGATCAAAATCGGAATCATCGATCACCTTTCAGAGAACTAGAGCGTGTGATCACGATCGGAATCATATGATACCATACATCACATAAATTTACGGAGAACTACCGTTCCGCCCTTTCAAGATGGTGCAAAATAAGCCCAGTCAAAATGTAACCGCAATATGAGAATGGATCGTTCTTAATTATTAGTGCATAAGGTGTGACATCGGCCTGCCAATTATGACTTTTGACTTGTCTTGTGCCCGTGAATTacattattgttattttatgTCCAATCTATTCAAGAATCAAACGGTGATTCTTATCagtaaaaatgaagaaaaataaattcaaagaTTTGCGAAAAACAAATCAAACTTAGAAACTCAACCATCGAAAGAATAGTTCGACTTTGTATATCGCATCTCAATCTCAACTCGACGAACAAGTTTATTACACAAACATACAACGAATCGCAGCAAAACCATTCTCCACagaaagaaatatatgaatCCAGTATACTCGCACCGCGTAAAAAATTGCCTGTACAtccacaaaaaagaaaaatggatcAAGAAATCACTTATTCCTGTTTGCTCTGAGCAACTCCAGCTGGGCAGCTATGGTATCGTAGTCAGGTAGCTTCGGGTGGACGTGACTAGCTTTATTGAATGAATTCTCCCTTGAAGTATCCCCCAAACTCGGTTTTGCAGGTTTGGAACTCGTGCTGGGAACCGCTGAACCCGATTTTTGAGGTGAAGCGGAAGGCCGTTCTGAAGCCTTCTTCGGTTCAGACTTTGGTCTCTCAAGGGCTTCTTTTCCCGATTGCGGCCGATCAGAGCTGCCTCTACTGTCCGATGCCGTCCTCTCTGATCGGGTACTTCTATAAGTTTCGCTGCCGTAGGAGCTCCTTGAAGATGGTTTTATTTCCAATCTTCTCTCCGGAGTCTTGACATCCACGGAGGGATATGCCGGCTTCACCTCCCGCATTTTATCAGTAGAAGACCTCCTAGAGGAAACTCTTAAAGGTTCTCgagtttcttcttcctccggAGTATACGATGGTTTCAAAAAGGAGCTCCTCAAAGAAGATTTTGTATCTGCCCTTCTATCTCGAGTCTCAGCTTCCTCAGAGGGATATGCCGACTTCACCTCGGACCTCCTATCAGAATAAGAGCTCGTCGAGGAAATTTTTATAGGTTCTCGTGTTTCTTCTTCCACAGGGGCCGGTGATGGTTTAAACAGGGTACTCCTGTCAGTTTTCGATGGGCTGCCTTTAGTCCTTCGAGAAAGCCCAGCCCCATAACGGGCCCTGCTGCCTGACGCTTGGGACAGAAATTCGTCCTTGCGACCTTCAGTCTGGTCTGAGCCGTAGGAAGAGACATAGTCTAGGGTGATTGACTGCCTGCCTGCCGCTGAGTCCATTCCATGATTGTTTGATTCCCAACGGCTGCCAGAAATCTGTCGTGGGGGGCTAGAGAAGCCATATTTGGCCGAAGAATCAGCACCTGCTTGTTTAGTTGATGGAGCTTCAACAGACGACCTCCTCACGGATTTCTCTTCTAGTCTTCCACTCAGTCTCTTATAATCAACGTCTACATCCTGAGTATATGAATCATCATTGTCCGAATCAATAGATTCCTTGCGAGTGGTTGATGAAAAGGAGGATTTTTTCGCTGTATCCTCTAATGGTTTCCTCATGGCTGAAGCTTCACCCAAAGAACTCCCATATCTGCCTCTTGTGCTGATTCCTTTCAGAATTCTCACTTCCTGATCGTACAGATCATCGGCAATCTCGGGACTAGATGAAGTTCTTGGTTGGTTAGAAACCGGGGGTGTGTTCTTCGCCTCATCTGCAGCTTCTTGTCTAGATGATGAAATTTCGCCCAATGAACTTCTGACATACGGCGGGTGCCTGTAGCCTTTATTTTTAAGGCCACCAGTCAATTTCCCCAAGCTCAACTCTGTCGCATCATCAGGACTGGATTTTCCTAGAGTTTCAGAATCATTCACAGCAGCAGATTTCTGAGAGGCCCAACTATCATCATCTGCTTCATGAGCCGAGGACACCCTTGAGTGATGTAACCAATCCTGACTCTCTTTATCGGCTGGATCATCAAATTTATCAGAGCCTTTACTAATCAAATTGAAGTGGGACTTTTTGGGCCTGGAACCGAGAACATTTTCTACGtctctctcatatttttctgGCTCCTCCTCTTCCCTTTCTGAGTGGAATCCACTTGCATCATCAAATACTGCAGGGGGAATCTCATCTTCATCCACTCGAACAGCAAAAGCATCTTCACTCTCAGAGAAAACAGAAGCAGAGTTCTGATCTCTCAATGAATGCGATTCAGAACCATCGTTTCCGAATATATCAACCCTATTTCTCCTCAGGCTTGGTGCACTAATATTTTCTGACAGGTAACCTGTCGATTTTCTATCAGGAGAAAAGATATGTGAACTGGTTTCTGGTCCCTTGTCCAAATCAAAGGCAGAATTCTCACCATCCGAAGCATAATCATCAAATACAACAGAGCCACTGGCATTTGCTGGTTTTGCATCTTCATGGAACTTTTCTTCATCAAAATGGGCAAAAGGGTTCTCAGTGACAGCATCCACCAAATCCTGGCTCTTAGACTCCACATCACGCAGTTGATCACTTGAAGACCTAGCAGGTGATGAACCAGAATAAGAGTAACCGGTAAAATCTTTTCTGAATCTCTCATCCTCCAAATTCTTTGCTTTCTCAGTTCTCTGACCATATAGAGTTTCATCGTAAGGTTCCGCTTCAAACTTCTCAGACTGCCTTCTCATACTAAACTCATCTATGGTAACATCCTCGTTAGGAGGTATGTTTTGGGAATTTCTCTGTTGCTGGAATGACGCTTTATTGCTAACAGCATCTCCACTGGTTTTCTTAAAACTAGAAAGACCAGATCCAGTTTCAGTCTGACGTCCACCTCCACAAAGTCTTTTAGTCAATGTTGCAAGGTCAacatcttcctcttcctcttcctcttcatctgCATCTTGTTTTGCAGTAGTTTGCTCTTGATAATTCCAGCCACCATAATTTTGGGAACTTTCATCACTCATCCCACGTACAGGTGGCCTTGATAAGGGGTTATTATCTTTGAAAGAATCTGAAGTAGAAGCTGCAGCGGGTAACTGGCTAGGTCGGTTATTGCTCTTACTGTCTCCATAATGTCCTTCAGAGTCTCCCATGAAATCATGCCTCTCTTTAGCACCAATTTCCTCATTTTGTGTCCTCGAACTTCTCTCAAAATTATTACCCATTTGACCACCCGCAAAGGCTTCACTATCAAAACTAGACCTGGAATGTCTTCTAGTTCCATCTCTAGCATAAGCAGAAGAGCCCTGAGATCCTGTGGAATATTGGTTCATTGCCTTCCCTCGACTAGAAAGTTTTGCAGCTGCTCTAGCAGCCATACTCGCTCTTTCTGCAGATTCAGCTGCTGCCTGAGCAGCAGCAGTAGCGTCCTCGAACTCCATATTCCAATCTTGCCGATTCGCAAAATTAGGGCTCTGATCCTCAGAATGTAAATTGCCGGATTCCATCCTATCCATTCCATTTCCTGTACAAGAACGATCCCATATTTAGAGGAAAGTAGCAGAAGATTTATATGaacaaatgaaaatttctcTTCGACTCGCTTTTTGAGCCAATCAGAGAGATTTACTCAGTCTTAGTAGAACTGATCGTACCTGAAGGCTTCCAGTGAGGACTTGGAGCAGCCGAAGCATTAACATCCGCAGGATTCACATTTTGGGAACCAAATGATGACCTGATGTTGTTTCCGTTATAGTTGATCGGAGCTTCCTGCTTCACTTCATTTTGAGGAGGATTATGGATATCTGGGGTTCCTCTTCCATAATAATGTGCTTGGACATTTGAAGATTCCACATTCATGTTATTGGCATTCCCAAATGTCGTCGGTCCATTCTggccaaaagaagaaaaagaaagttagGATACAAAAGAAGAATCAAGTTCAAATATcacattattaattaatgcagAACAGGATGAACATAAAATTGCCTGAAATCTTTATTTCAGGTTTGCTCTCTGATAAAGCGTGTTGAATACCAAATGAAAAAACCATTGAGAAATAAAATCATACTTACAAGTAAATCTTCTCGAGGGTTGGAATCTTTCTCCCCAAATGATTTAGGATCCCATTTGATGTTATGCTCCTTGGCAATTGCAGTGAGAATTTTGAGTTTGGTCTGACCATCAGGAGCTTTTGCAGATAATTTCTCAATCATCTGAAAAGTGAATAGAAAAGATCCATCAAGATCATTCTATCAACTAAACAAGGTATCCTAATACAACATATAATACTCACAGTACGATTCACACCACCATCTGGGCGAAGTTCAATAGCAGCAGAGACAAACTCTTTCCCATATTTTGCCGTAAAATGTTTGCGAACATCAGCAAGTTCAGGAATGTCTGAACATCTTGGGGCTGCAAATATAACACTTGAAACAGCTTCCTTCAAGTCAATAGGGCAGTTCCtggaaaacaaaaatgaaaagaaggaGAGAGAATTCAATCTATGAGTTCAGAAGCATGAAAGACAGCTTCCAGACACGAATGCAAATCCAGCCAGGTTGAATATGCAAGTTTATCTTGAGAACATACAGTATGAAATTAGAGgttattgaatttgaaattttgacaACTACATACTTCTGTGACTCGATGATTGGAAGGCGAATTGCTATAAGTTCACAGAATATCTCAATAAGTTCATATGCTGCCATCATCTTCTCTTCCCTGACCACATGTTCAAcctgaaatgagaagcaaaggaatcaatcatcatattagcaAACCATCTTCCCGACAAATTAATGATAACCAATCGGCCAATGGTAATACGAAAATGTCCAACTCTGGGATAGACATATAGGTCCGAACAACAATGGAAAGACCCTGCCCCAGATTCATTAAGCAACAACATATTCACTTAAGCTAGTGACGGCAAAGTCAATCATAAAATTTATGTTAGATCATAACCGAAGGGATCAGTATTAATCTGACCACCCCATATCTTAATTAGATCGAAGACAGTTAAACCAAGCCAAGAAGTGAAGACCAAAACGTTTCACACTATAATTAACTTATCAAATGATCTTTGACATCAAATAACTCCCACGACAGGAAGACCTCACAGAGTCACATTGAGAGGAGGGGAATTTCAAACTAACCCGAATTCGAGCATTCTGGTCCTGACCAGACTCGAGCAACTGGGCCAATTCTCTCTTGAGCTGCTTCACCACCACCTCTTTCTTATTCTTCAACAGTTTCGCCCGCGAAACAGCTAGCTTCAATGCCGTTTTACTGCACCAAACAAAACCCAGCGATTGACACACTAATCAGTACTCCAAACAATCAAATAATCACCAAAATTCATCTATATAACACCAAATAGAACTCAGCTCCCCGCTTTAAAAGAGAAACAGTGTTCTACAACTCAATTATTgacaacctttttttttcccctttttgtgACAGAAGCAACGACAGCAATCTAACGGTACTTCAATCAGCAAAATAAACAACAAAGTTCGTCAATACCAACGAAAAATCAGCCTATGCACCCCATTTAATCAAAAGGGTTTTCAAtagtttaaagaaaaatcattttttcagCGACGGAATCAAACGAAAAATTATCCCTTCAGCAAAAATTTCAATCTATGGCCCCGACAGGGACaaagagaacaaaaaaaaaaacagagagagagaagagcaTCGGAGAAATCACAAAATTCTACATAGCAATCAGTTCAAAAAATGGGGCACAGAAAACGGGGTACGTCCATCATATACCAAACAAACGTTGGGGAGGAAGGGAAAATTCTAACCATTTCGCGGGCTTGAAGCTCTTGTGGAGCATGTTTCTCCGGTTGCAACGAGATTGATGCTACCAGCTGCAGTCTCAATGATAAAGAGAGGAATCTAACCCGAGTCGCGGAGGGAGAGAAGTGACAAGACAGAAGAGGACAGACGGGAAGGAATTCGATACGAGGAAGGAAAGAAGGAAGCAGGCAAGAAAAGCTGCAGATGGATCTTAcaggggaggggagggaagggaaggggagGGAAGGGAAGGAAGCGTAGGGGAGAGGGAGATGGACTCTTCGATTTTGACCTTTTCGTGGGGAATTGGGAATCAATTC from Punica granatum isolate Tunisia-2019 chromosome 3, ASM765513v2, whole genome shotgun sequence includes:
- the LOC116201092 gene encoding PHD finger protein rhinoceros, giving the protein MLHKSFKPAKCKTALKLAVSRAKLLKNKKEVVVKQLKRELAQLLESGQDQNARIRVEHVVREEKMMAAYELIEIFCELIAIRLPIIESQKNCPIDLKEAVSSVIFAAPRCSDIPELADVRKHFTAKYGKEFVSAAIELRPDGGVNRTMIEKLSAKAPDGQTKLKILTAIAKEHNIKWDPKSFGEKDSNPREDLLNGPTTFGNANNMNVESSNVQAHYYGRGTPDIHNPPQNEVKQEAPINYNGNNIRSSFGSQNVNPADVNASAAPSPHWKPSGNGMDRMESGNLHSEDQSPNFANRQDWNMEFEDATAAAQAAAESAERASMAARAAAKLSSRGKAMNQYSTGSQGSSAYARDGTRRHSRSSFDSEAFAGGQMGNNFERSSRTQNEEIGAKERHDFMGDSEGHYGDSKSNNRPSQLPAAASTSDSFKDNNPLSRPPVRGMSDESSQNYGGWNYQEQTTAKQDADEEEEEEEDVDLATLTKRLCGGGRQTETGSGLSSFKKTSGDAVSNKASFQQQRNSQNIPPNEDVTIDEFSMRRQSEKFEAEPYDETLYGQRTEKAKNLEDERFRKDFTGYSYSGSSPARSSSDQLRDVESKSQDLVDAVTENPFAHFDEEKFHEDAKPANASGSVVFDDYASDGENSAFDLDKGPETSSHIFSPDRKSTGYLSENISAPSLRRNRVDIFGNDGSESHSLRDQNSASVFSESEDAFAVRVDEDEIPPAVFDDASGFHSEREEEEPEKYERDVENVLGSRPKKSHFNLISKGSDKFDDPADKESQDWLHHSRVSSAHEADDDSWASQKSAAVNDSETLGKSSPDDATELSLGKLTGGLKNKGYRHPPYVRSSLGEISSSRQEAADEAKNTPPVSNQPRTSSSPEIADDLYDQEVRILKGISTRGRYGSSLGEASAMRKPLEDTAKKSSFSSTTRKESIDSDNDDSYTQDVDVDYKRLSGRLEEKSVRRSSVEAPSTKQAGADSSAKYGFSSPPRQISGSRWESNNHGMDSAAGRQSITLDYVSSYGSDQTEGRKDEFLSQASGSRARYGAGLSRRTKGSPSKTDRSTLFKPSPAPVEEETREPIKISSTSSYSDRRSEVKSAYPSEEAETRDRRADTKSSLRSSFLKPSYTPEEEETREPLRVSSRRSSTDKMREVKPAYPSVDVKTPERRLEIKPSSRSSYGSETYRSTRSERTASDSRGSSDRPQSGKEALERPKSEPKKASERPSASPQKSGSAVPSTSSKPAKPSLGDTSRENSFNKASHVHPKLPDYDTIAAQLELLRANRNK